The sequence TGATCACCTCTCCTATAAAAGAATACGAATAAGATTGCTTTTTTGTAGAGACAAGTATAAGATTGACTATGATTGAGGTTAAGATTATTTCTGAAAACCTGAAAATATGCTTTCTTTCAGAAACCACAAACAAAAATATGGTTCTCTCATTCAACAAGAAAAAGATATATGCTTTATTTCTATATTCTATTCTATCTGTTTGAGTTATCTCTGATTCAATTTTCTTGAGGGTATTACTTTGCAGAGAAGAAAATGGGAAAATATTTATGACTAGTAAGTTTTAATATTCTTTGTATATCCATGGTTGATATATCTCTGTTTGAAATGTACTTAGTTATGGTTACAAATTGTCAACAACAAAATGTGAAATATACATGATATACATATTCAAAGGCAGTCGCAAAAGCATTAATAAACTTGAAACAAGCACATAAACtctatttaaaatacaaaatgttATATCATCCCAAAGACACCTACGGTACCACTGCATAtactatatagtatatataaccCAAGTTATTTGTAAATGCAGACAAATAGAAATCATAGTAATGAGAATCATACATTGGTTTTCTAGTATTCTGATCATATGATAATAGCCAGTTGTATCTATCCTAGCCAGTTGATTAAATTTGTCTTAACTTGATTTCTATTTGTAGCTGAGCTGAGCGGAGCTTTGGTTGGTGTGGGTGGAGATGGTGTGTAGGCGAGTGTAACACTATCGTCCCATTGACATTTTAAGCTATAATACGGACATCGTCCCATTGACATTTTAAAACTCCACTTCCATAGTTCCATAAGACAAAACGATGGTAAGTTAGGCATGGAGACTGCAGATTTGTGATGAGTAAGACCCCACAACTTTGATAAAAACATCTTTTAAGCTCTCAAACACAAACCTAAACTCAACAGGTTAAACACTAACCTAACACACACAATCAACGTTTGTAAATGGATCTaatcttgaaaaaaaaagagcatcttaaacaaacaaataaatatcaaCTATGGAGGGAGGATCGAATGCCACAAAAGCAGACAGCAACATTAGAGACAAACAAGGACATGAAAACTGATTTAACAAAAGCAAATAAAAACATCAAACCTCTAGTGTAAAGAACAAGACATAAAAAATAGTACGATAGACAGTAGTCAAACAACTCATACACAACTCACGTTATCATATGATCAGATTATAAGAAATCAAACTTAGAATTGGACCAACGAAATTAGGTTTCTAGATGATATAATTAACAACCCAATTGCTAAGAAGGGAGCTTTTAATCTCAACGAGATACATCGATTCGAAACATATCAATAGGCACTACATACAAACCGTGAAATTGCAAATTTGCAATACAGAAAATAACAAGAAAGGAACTCTAATTCAACTCATAGTCTAGGAGCTGGTGAACTTCGTGACGGCCTTGGTCCCTTCCGATACAGCATGTTTCGCCAACTCTCCGGGAAGCACAAGCCTCACCGCGGTCTGAATCTCCCTAGAAGTGATGGTTGGCTTCTTGTTGTACCTCGCGAGCTTCGACGCCTCACCAGCGAGCTTCTCGAAGATATCGTTGATGAAGCTGTTCATGATCCCCATGGCCTTGCTCGAGATTCCGATGTCCGGGTGAACCTGCTTCAGGACCTTGAAGATGTAGATCTTGTACGTCTCGacgctcttcttcttcatcttcttcttcttgtctccGCCTGTGCCTGCTCCGGCCTCCTTCGGTAGCTTCTTCCCGGCCTTTGGTTTCTTCTCCGCCGGAGCTTTCTCGGCTTTCGATTTCTCCTCCGCGGGCTTCTTCTCTGTCTTGGGCGCCATTGATGATTGGAAGTTACGAATCTGAGATCGGTTTTGGTTTTTTGCTTGATGTCTGTCTACAATGACTTGATAGATTCTTTTTATATTGATCGTACGGATTGATGTGATTGGATGAAATAGTTTGACGCGGATCGGTGTGTCAACCATtggatcttctttttttaaatagaaagaGATCTACGGTTTAAAAGGAGTCTTAAAAATAAGGAAAGCTCTCACACGTGATACCACTTGGTGGCGGGGAATGTTCACGTGTCGAGTTTGGCGCATTTTTAGCTCCTCGTGAAAATTTTCCTTTCCCGCCTTTCTACATCGGCCCATTTGTTATATTGAATCCAGCCTAAGGCCCATTTAGAATTAGTGAGATCGAGACGTAACCTTCTCAACCCAGACTTGAACCCGACACGTCCGGTTCTCAAATACAAATTTCTTGGTTTGTTGTTAACACAGACAATGTATTTTCTATGGTGAATTGGTGATAGATAAAGCTTTCTGCGTCATAACTGCAGGGATGAGATGTTGAGACAAGGCTTGAACAACTATTTTGAATGATTCTAGTTCGAAGCCATGACCCCTTGTGTAAATTGTATAAGTTGAAACATTCCATCACATCTCAATCGGTATTCTTTAGCATTTTTTCATCACCATGTATCCAAGGACGCTCAAAGGAATCATCTTTATACAAAGGATGCAAACATTGGGATAAACTTTCAATATAAGATGAAAACACTGTTAGGTAACAACGACGCAGAAGACAGACCAGATAAGGATAGAACAAAAGAGCGTTATGTTTTTATAACAGTCACAGGAAACTGTAAGAGCCAAAGTAGCTTattcaaagagagagagataatatttgttttttttaattgacacgGCTTTTGAAAACATCAAGATCCATCTCAGTTGGATCAGTCGCTTGAAGCTCCACTTGAATTCCATCAAGCTCACGCTTGAACCTGTCCTTGGAGCTCGCGTAGATCATCTTGCTTCTCACCTTCGCTACGTCAGGACACCTTTCGGCAGACCACAACATTCAAACAATAAATACATGCAAACAATAAGAACAGAGAGATGAGAATCTTCAGTATTTTTTTACCAAGCAATGAAGAAAATCTTGCTCTTCTGGCAATTCTCCGCGGtgacaaaatcaaaatcataaatGGCGTATCGGCACTCTTCAGCAGGGAGGCTAGCAGCAAAGTCCTCGTAGGTTTGAATAGGCTCACCAACCTTCTCAACAACCACTTGCTTCTGCTTCTCCTCGATCTTGTAAACAATGAAACGGTGTGTCCTCTTCGCCTTCAGTTCCAGGAACCTTAGCTTGCAGTCATCATGGACTGCCATTCCCGACGCCGCGTTAGCCTAATAAAATCATCAAaacacaacaaacaaacaaaacaataagATTCACAAACTCTTCTCCCACATTTCCAGATCCATCAAAGCTATGCTTGTAAACGTATCCACACATGAATGCTAAAACCAAAGGATGAGTCTAAGCAATATCCTGAAACACACATGATTCGTCCATGATTCGATTCTTACTAGCGACGAACTACAGTGTTTGTGAATTGTtcgtagattttttttatttttctagccTAGATCACGCGCGCACACGGAGAATCTAAGAGATCTAATCGGAGAAAACAAATACATGTTCTAGATCTAGTGAGCTAAAGATCGTAAACAAACGATATGAGAATAAGAAGAAAGATCGGAGATTAaccatggctgaatcaagacgATGTCAAAGACTGCTGAAAGGAGACGCAGAGAAGACGACGAAGATCTTTTTTCGAATATGagtcttttcttttcctttttgttcGGCGTTATTTGGAAGCTATAGTATATATAATCCTGAATAATTATTAATGTAGACAAAATTCATTCAACCTACTTTATATATTCTTCTATTTATGCAACTGTTACTATATGGTcagcttttttatttttgtgtgtttggtcAAACATATAATATGAACTTGCAACTTTGTACATGGTCAGcttattagttttgtttttagtCAACATCTAATATGAGCTATAACTGTATGGTCagcttattattttgttttagtcAACATTAATAGCAGTTTATGATTcaaataattgtatttttttgctgaattttttttaaaaactttgcaTATATGTGCTAAGATTCTAACTTGGTTTTTTGTTGCATCAAAAACATCAGAAGATGCTGGCAAGGCAACTAACTTGGAATCCTAGTGATCAAAATCCTTACGTTCTAAGTAGGTTTTGTATATTGACCACAAGTCTCACAAACATGCTTAAGACAAAATGTGCTAATAGGATTCATTTTTTGATAGAGGGTTTAGGGTAATAAGAGCACGAGCCAGATCTCTTGAGTTTTAAGACGACAACACTGTAaggaccaaaataaaataaagacagATAAAAATGAAGCTGTTTTTTTGGTTGGTGCCGTCACAGCAAACCTTAAGTAAAAGCATATCACTCGGCAATAGTAGATGAAAGAAGTTCGATTCAACCGGTTCCTCAATTGGCTCGGCTTTTGAAAACGTCGAGATCCATCTCGGTTGGGTCGGTTGCTTGAAGCTCTACTTGAATCCCGTCTAGCTCTCTCTTGAACCTGTCCTTAGAGCTCGCGTAGATCATCTTGCTTCTCACTCTAGCCGTGTCCGGAGACCTTGgccataacaacaacaacaagagatTTTAAGGAACTGAAGCACGTTATAAATCGGTTTTAGCAGAGAGGGTATGTATGTAAGTTAGTTACCATGCAACGAAGAAGATCTTGCTCTTCTGGCAATTCTCAGCAGTGACGAAATCAAAATCGAAAATGGCGTATCGGCATTCATCAGCAGGAAGACTAGCTGCAAAGTCATCATGGGATTGACCAGGCTCGCCGAGTTTCTCTACAACCACTTGCTTCTGCTGCTCCTCAATCTTGTAGACAATGAAACGGTATGTCCTCTTGGCCTTCAGCTCCAGAAACTTGAGCTTGCAGTCATCGTGGACTGCCATTCCTGACGCCGCATTAGCCTGTTGTTaccaacaaaacaaataaacattAATCTACAACTCTCttcaaacacacaaacacaTAGACACTAGTAGACTCTCCACCCATCTCCTTGAAACAGCTTTCAACTAAACATCTCTAGTAAAACAAATCAGAAATGAACAATCTAACAGTCGATGAATCTTCATCGCTGGCAACGCGCATGATTTCAAAATCAATTGGTTTAATCGAAACAGTAACGCTGGAATTGTAGAGTTTATCGTCCGATTGCTAGCCTAGATCAGTCACTCAGAGCATACAAACCCCAGAACATCAGAGATCTAAACCAACAAGTGAATCTATCTCCAGGTCTAATCTAATTAAACTTTAGGCGAGAACCGAGATTTGAATAATCAAAAACGCGAGACGAAGTGGAACTCGAATCGAGCTTACCATGGCTGAATCAAACTAGTTTCTTGCTGAGAAGAAAAAGCaggagatgatgatgaagtcTTTGTGTTTTTCTTCGGTGTGcgtcttttctcttctttttcctcGGCTTTCTGCGGAAGCCTATTACTCCAAATGATTATATGTTTGAGGTTTTTAATTAGCACCAGCacttttgatttttattgttttacaactaattattttacttatttaatTGCTTATGTATAAAAGCATAATATTtcataaaacattattaaacttAAGGACTGATTATTAAATACATActtatttaatgaattatagctttataagtttttattatgaaaTGAAGGTCAGTAATTTATTGTAGGGCTAGacaaaaaaaaccgaaccgaaccgagtcAAACCGAATCAACCGAACCCAAACCGATTCAAACCGAATCAACCGAACCCAAACCgattcaaaccgaaccaaaatctATTTCAAACTATTCGGTTGAAGATTTTCCCAACCTGAATGGTTTGGTTCGGCTTAAAACCGAATCGAAAAACTGAtgtgtttttgtaattatataaattaaaaatattagtaatatcaatatactaaaattctaATATCAAACAAAGTATTCTCCATTTTTCATTCATTAACATATATTCTTCTAACCTAATATCTAATcatcaaaatatttgatttaaaagATAATAGAAAagttagtatttttatattcttatatatgtaAACGTGGATGTTAAATCTAAACCTAAAACCTAaagcaaattttattaaaaacaaaagttcTTTTCCACAGTGTCACATGGAAGATGATTCATTACAGAGTTAATAATGATATAAGCGACATTACTAATGATGTTGGCTTTTTTTAGTTAactttcatttgttttaattcttatatatttgtGTGATTTTTGGAAggtttttgtttcagttttatattgaatTTAGTTCACATAGttatatttacataatttatgttttaaaacataatttctttttaaaaattaaactaagaaGAACCTAATTAAACTGATCCAAAAATAAACGAACCGAATATAAACTAAACATAACCAAACTAACTACGGTTTATTTCAGTTAGAAAATACTAGAACCGAGCTAATCAaatcgaaccgaacccgaaccaaaccgagAAAATAACCGGAATGCCCACTCTTAATTTATTGAAATATAAACACAGATGCCTAGGGTTCTAGTTGGGGTAAACAAATTCAGGCTCATTcggatatttaaaattttcagtaCGGATTCGGTTCGAATTTTTTCAGGTTCggattactattttacattttatatgtTGTTCACCTATTAATAATagttcataatatatatatatatagatatgtatatatatatgtatatatatgttattttggtaatttatatattttactgttTTCAGTAAATAGTTGTATTCAATTAACCAATTATAAGATATGCCGCCAGTGCAAACAACACCGTTTTGGAAATTAGAGAGAAACAGATGATTatgcttagtttttttttcccaaaaaaaatatCTGCAAAATGATGTCtctttttagttttcaaaactTTGTGGCGTTTGGAAAACAAGGAGAGATATAATTAAGCATGTTTGCTCTTTTACTAAAACAATAACATTTTGTTGaacctaatttttttataaaattttaaattaaatacacattttttttattatgtcttatttgttttgatgatttttaattaattttctttcaaattatttgataaatcaaataatttactaaaatattcaaataatttatgaaaaaataaaaaaaagtatgatttatttttgcaggtaatactacaaaatattttaatcgatatcaaatcaaataagctaatggattattttatttatatttgtataactaaaaattacattcatttaaatttaaataaactttcgtattaaattaaaaatatataaataatatgtataataaactgaaatctaataaattttataaaaatatatcatacaGATAATCAAACAAATTACAGAGATTTTATTAGAAATTCATAACCAAAAGAAttgaaataactaaaattaaattaaatgataTCTTATACAAATGTTATTATCTAAAGATATATTGAAAGTAACTATATTTTacaataaacataataaaaatcgttgtgaaaatattcaaaatctaTACTATCTGAAGATAAATGTTTaacattaattataaataacaaatttaaactTATTATAATATGAATCAGTTTAATAGAAAGATAAATTGcataaaaattagaataatattaattaagtcgcataaaataaatattattcatCTAGAATTTCTCTTAACCGTTAACACTAAACAACATTCAATTAGTTTATAAAagtgatttaattaatttaatataaaatctgcTTTGTCGCATAGATCAACAGATCATGTATAGTCTATATTTAAAGGTTAAAAGTTGTGTTGTACGTAGTTTCCTAACTTGTAAAGGGAAGAATAGAATGAAAGGTCGAAGACGCACGCATATGGCTCTCTTTGAGAATCTCAGGTGTGGCTCAGCGTTTATGATAAACTGCAATGGAAGCCAGCTTGCTGGAGCTGGAATATTCCTTTCAAGGACAGTACGTGGAATTTATGTATTTCAACATCGACTGTGTGATATTCCGTAAAAGTATACACTGTCAGTGTAATGATGCTCACACGCTCTAAACCGTCACCTTTGCTTTTTATTCATTGTCCAATTAAATGTAAAGTAGTCAAACTTTATATCAACGTCGTAGTAATTAACAAATATGATTCTTTCTCCTTTTTCTGAAAGGGTTTTCAATTAACAAATCTGATTCTCTACTAACTAGCAAATCTTTCAAAACTATAAAAAGTCAAACTGCCTTGATGTCAATATATAACATGATTAGGAGAAACAACATTGCTATGTGTCATATCTTTCAACATTGCTGTCACTTAAGAACGAGGTGTAACCACCACGCGCATCCATCGATCTCATTACTCCAGTGAGAAACAACTCCTCCGGCGAACTAACGACATTACTGGTAGTGCTATTTCAGATATTCGACAATGAGAAAGCTCCTTATGCAGGCCTCTTGCTTTTTCTTGGACAAAAATATCTGTCTCATTAATAACTATGCAACTATAGCTGAGACTGTTCTCGACTAGAATATTAAAATGTTGAGAGAATGATAGTTATACTATTGTTTCCTCTGTTTTAGGAAAAGTCAGAGTAGGCAACTTGGTTTAAATCAGGGTTCGTTTTAGGTTTTAAaagtcttttatttacacaactaggataagacccgcgccttgcgcgggattaagttattatttttattatattttggagaatgaaacaatagtttggcttcatttggattaggggtgttcaatccggatatcgggttggtttcggttcggttcgatttttttcggtatttcggttagtaatatatatatatatataatatatatatatatatattatttagtttgaatatttattaaataaaaattcatatgcattatattttatgatcatttgtaacttattataacaaaaaaaataatctattgatcacaaaattttcagagtgggaatattcaaatttctaataatatataaacgttttgaaaaattcaaaatataacatataagaaaaaatataaatgtttttattatatatttaatgtgatttttttattatttttcaataatataaaattaaaaaaagaactaagatacaaaaattgttatcaattatttattattcataataattaattttcatatatatgttaatcatattaggtaatttcatagcttctaattaaggaaagtgcaaaaaaatatttggtagattatttatcaattcgatagttagtttaataaaaaatataatgtaagttaagatggaccaacctatttttctaagaatagtatattttatatagtcatttattaaatgagaatttataatcatacagttctatgatcattcatatcattttataactgaatatttaaatcatcgataacaaaattttcaatgtgaaatctttaataagtttataatttataaatgtttttgaaaattcattgaaagttttaatattaaaatatttatgtaatcttatggtatatagtataatctatatatatatatgttttattattaaatgatatgttttactcatatggttttaaaatcatatgtgtcttcttataatattaaataaaagttcatattaatacaattttatgatcatttgtaacttattatgacaaaaaactaatctattgatcacaaaattttgaGAGTGGGAATCTTCAAATTTcgaataatttatagacgttttgaaaaattcaaaatataacatataagaaaaaatataaatgtttttattatatatttaatgtgatttttaaatatcttttaataatataaaattaaaaaaaagaactaaaatacaaaaattgttatcaaatatttattattcataataattaattttcacatatacgttaatcatattaggtaatttcgtagcttttatttaaggaaagtgcaaaacattttttggtacgttatttatcaattcgatagttagtttaataaaaagtataatataagttaagatggaccaacctatttttctaagaatagtatattttgtatagttatttattaaataagaatttataatcatacggttctatgatcattcatatcgttttataacaaaatatttaaatcatcgataacaaaattttcaatctgaaatctttaataagtttataatttataaatgttcttgaaaattcctagaaagttttgatattaaaatatttatgtaatcttatggtatatagtgtttaatctctatatatatatatatatatatttattctattattaaatgatattttttactcatatggttttaaaatcatgtgtatcttcttataataaaaatgttaaaccattgatcattaatttttaacataatatttttaatagttttagtcatttattgtcgtttttaaaaattcaaaatataacatatacgaaaaaatctaaattttatttttattgctaatttgattgtttaatttattttaataatataaaattaaacaaaaaatgatggaggagatat comes from Brassica rapa cultivar Chiifu-401-42 chromosome A02, CAAS_Brap_v3.01, whole genome shotgun sequence and encodes:
- the LOC108870933 gene encoding actin-depolymerizing factor 3, whose amino-acid sequence is MANAASGMAVHDDCKLKFLELKAKRTYRFIVYKIEEQQKQVVVEKLGEPGQSHDDFAASLPADECRYAIFDFDFVTAENCQKSKIFFVAWSPDTARVRSKMIYASSKDRFKRELDGIQVELQATDPTEMDLDVFKSRAN
- the LOC103851536 gene encoding actin-depolymerizing factor 4 isoform X2 codes for the protein MANAASGMAVHDDCKLRFLELKAKRTHRFIVYKIEEKQKQVVVEKVGEPIQTYEDFAASLPAEECRYAIYDFDFVTAENCQKSKIFFIAWCPDVAKVRSKMIYASSKDRFKRELDGIQVELQATDPTEMDLDVFKSRVN
- the LOC103851535 gene encoding histone H2B.7, which translates into the protein MAPKTEKKPAEEKSKAEKAPAEKKPKAGKKLPKEAGAGTGGDKKKKMKKKSVETYKIYIFKVLKQVHPDIGISSKAMGIMNSFINDIFEKLAGEASKLARYNKKPTITSREIQTAVRLVLPGELAKHAVSEGTKAVTKFTSS
- the LOC103851536 gene encoding actin-depolymerizing factor 4 isoform X1 is translated as MANAASGMAVHDDCKLRFLELKAKRTHRFIVYKIEEKQKQVVVEKVGEPIQTYEDFAASLPAEECRYAIYDFDFVTAENCQKSKIFFIAWCPDVAKVRSKMIYASSKDRFKRELDGIQVELQATDPTEMDLDVFKSRVN